The Blautia obeum ATCC 29174 region ATGAAGATTGCTCCATCGGTAATACATCTATCGAAATAGATCATCTCTTTTTTGACATCTCTTGCAAACCATCCCGGAGCATTTATTTCTGCATCCCTGTTAAGCTGGAACGCTTCTACGGTAGGAACTTTTCTTTTATATTTCATATTTCTTTGTTTCCTCATCATTTTGAGGTGTCCGCATTCTCTTTCCTGTCAGTGGCGTGTACATAATATGCAACTGCCTTTCCGGTGGGCGTCACCTGCTTTTTGTGCTGCCCTACATCGTAACCATTCACCGCCAGGATTGTCATAACCGTTTTTCGATCTTCCAGACCATATATTCTGAGTTCTGCATCCCATCCTGTTTTTACCTCTTTCTTTGCTGGACCAGTAATCAGCTCTTCCGGTTTGGTTTTAGTAACCTCCGCAATTTTGAAAAGAACATCCAGTGTAATACTTGCAGATGCGTTTTCATATGCTCCAATCTGGCTCTCGCTCTTTCCAATGAGTTTTCCTAATTCTTTCTGTGTCATTCCCATGCGATATCTGACTTTCTTAATTTCCTGTCCTACTTTCTGTGTTGCGCTCATTTCCATTTTTTCTTTCTCCCATCATTTAAAAATAATCAGCAAGTTCCTTCTGCCTCTGTGCTGCTTTTATGATTCTGAATGATTTTCCAGGAATCTCCACCGGAAAACAGTGTTCAAAAATTCTGTCATAGATCCTCCGATAACGGATATCTGGATTCCTCATCATTTCATCAAATGTAAGATTCGTAGTCAGAATCATAGGCTTATCAGCCCTTACTCTGCTGTCTATGACGTTATAAACTTTTTCCAGTGCATAATCTGTGTTTCTTTCTGCCCCCAGATCATCAATGATAAGTAAACTACACGCATTCAGCATTCCAATGTATGCCGCCTCGTCCTGCCCCTGAATGTCCTGCAATATCTTCACGAACGATGTCATTACCACAGATATGTTCTGCTCTATCAGTTCATTTGCAATACAAGCTGCTGTGAAACTCTTTCCGGTTCCACATGGACCATAAAATACAAGTCCTATGTTTCTTTCTCCGGTTTTTGGGTTTCCCTCTGTAATCATCTGTCTGAACTGAGCTACATATTTTCTGGACACATCATATGCCCTCTGATTTTCCTTTCTTTTCTGATATACGGAAAATTCCGCATCTCTGAATTTACTAGCCATCATAGAAGCATCTTTCAATCTCTGGACACGATGCATTTCTTCCTC contains the following coding sequences:
- a CDS encoding ATP-binding protein translates to MDAAQFLPTEPSSEVTQIHEGDYKDADGLWHCGVCGKARQKKINSPYFHKTVWCICDCRARELEERRRKEEYEEEMHRVQRLKDASMMASKFRDAEFSVYQKRKENQRAYDVSRKYVAQFRQMITEGNPKTGERNIGLVFYGPCGTGKSFTAACIANELIEQNISVVMTSFVKILQDIQGQDEAAYIGMLNACSLLIIDDLGAERNTDYALEKVYNVIDSRVRADKPMILTTNLTFDEMMRNPDIRYRRIYDRIFEHCFPVEIPGKSFRIIKAAQRQKELADYF
- a CDS encoding helix-turn-helix domain-containing protein, coding for MEMSATQKVGQEIKKVRYRMGMTQKELGKLIGKSESQIGAYENASASITLDVLFKIAEVTKTKPEELITGPAKKEVKTGWDAELRIYGLEDRKTVMTILAVNGYDVGQHKKQVTPTGKAVAYYVHATDRKENADTSK